From a single Candidatus Omnitrophota bacterium genomic region:
- a CDS encoding potassium channel family protein, with amino-acid sequence MLEKIIFRIDRISEKISAVFDYFGARIKNLFFGHFGIRLTYRRESVVTLMVLAAVVIFFSSRGWLIWIGISAMMAGMFLWLIIIFSWTLDPLIDYKIRIHKIKRWGERLLKYLSGEFKDLENRHHMEAYAWGKLAYFEELKNEVANFSKVSLLQNFLGRFFSTFMFLILGYAFIYYGLHKIVGSSFVSSAELGGFGRFGSIADFIYYSAITIATVGYGDIYPVHILAKFFVVTEVLYGALLVIFLISSFTAISIPLTSERQKALLGEIEKEIKNIEKVFADIKQLSGGD; translated from the coding sequence ATGCTCGAAAAAATAATCTTCCGCATCGATAGGATATCCGAGAAGATCAGCGCGGTCTTTGATTATTTCGGCGCGCGGATAAAAAATCTCTTCTTCGGCCATTTCGGGATAAGGCTTACGTACAGGCGCGAGTCGGTAGTCACGCTCATGGTCCTGGCGGCTGTCGTTATCTTTTTTTCTTCCCGGGGCTGGCTTATCTGGATAGGGATATCGGCGATGATGGCCGGCATGTTCCTCTGGCTCATAATCATCTTCTCCTGGACCCTCGACCCGCTGATAGATTACAAGATACGCATCCATAAGATAAAAAGATGGGGGGAGAGGCTGCTTAAATACCTGAGCGGTGAATTCAAGGACCTGGAGAACAGGCACCATATGGAGGCTTACGCCTGGGGCAAGCTCGCTTACTTCGAGGAGCTAAAGAACGAGGTTGCCAATTTCTCGAAGGTCAGCCTGCTCCAGAATTTCCTGGGCAGGTTCTTTTCGACCTTCATGTTCCTGATACTAGGCTACGCCTTCATATACTACGGCCTGCATAAGATCGTAGGTTCAAGCTTCGTTTCGTCCGCGGAACTGGGCGGGTTCGGCCGTTTCGGCTCGATAGCGGATTTTATATATTACAGCGCGATCACTATCGCCACAGTCGGATACGGGGACATCTATCCGGTACATATCCTGGCAAAGTTCTTCGTCGTGACCGAAGTCCTCTACGGCGCGCTCCTGGTCATCTTCCTGATATCATCTTTTACCGCTATATCTATTCCTCTTACCTCGGAAAGGCAGAAGGCGCTGCTCGGCGAGATCGAGAAAGAAATAAAGAACATCGAAAAGGTCTTTGCCGATATCAAACAATTAAGCGGAGGCGACTGA
- a CDS encoding sugar phosphate isomerase/epimerase family protein, whose amino-acid sequence MRITKEKVYFHVPYRILLSSLDWIAQIGVNCEIYANGEALDNYTDDEIDKINGVFESRGIKKIVHGPFLDLNPGSTDPKIRDLTYGRFISALDFCEKLRANHIVLHTGLDPIFYKGASRIFLDLSIPVWKEAMKAAESRKIVIAIENSVDPDPEVVVGLLKGINSPSVEACFDAGHYYAFGKMSPFDALKWYPDGSIGELHLSDNKGDFDTHLPLGDGDLDFKRLLIEAWKKGREPIITSEPHCKEHIERNLKYLLSLGL is encoded by the coding sequence ATGAGGATAACTAAGGAGAAGGTCTACTTTCATGTGCCTTACAGGATACTCTTAAGCAGCCTCGACTGGATAGCGCAGATCGGGGTGAATTGCGAGATATACGCCAACGGAGAGGCACTGGACAATTATACCGATGATGAGATAGATAAAATAAACGGCGTCTTTGAAAGCCGCGGGATAAAAAAAATAGTGCACGGGCCGTTCCTGGACCTTAATCCGGGAAGCACGGATCCCAAGATAAGGGACCTGACCTACGGGCGTTTTATATCGGCGCTTGATTTTTGCGAGAAACTGAGGGCCAACCACATCGTATTGCATACAGGGCTCGACCCCATCTTTTACAAAGGCGCCTCGCGCATTTTTCTCGACCTCAGCATCCCGGTCTGGAAGGAGGCGATGAAAGCCGCCGAATCAAGGAAGATAGTCATCGCCATAGAAAATTCCGTAGACCCGGATCCCGAAGTGGTTGTGGGGCTGCTGAAGGGGATCAACTCCCCGTCTGTGGAGGCGTGTTTTGACGCCGGCCATTATTACGCGTTCGGCAAGATGTCCCCGTTCGACGCCTTGAAATGGTACCCGGACGGGTCGATAGGCGAATTGCATCTTTCCGACAACAAGGGTGATTTCGATACCCATCTGCCGCTTGGGGACGGTGACCTGGATTTCAAGAGGCTGCTGATCGAAGCCTGGAAGAAAGGCAGGGAGCCGATCATAACTTCCGAGCCCCATTGCAAAGAACATATCGAAAGAAACCTCAAATACCTGCTCTCGCTGGGCCTTTAG
- a CDS encoding lysophospholipid acyltransferase family protein, which translates to MLYGILRPIGWLICRIFFCLKVKGVENIPAEGKVIIAANHSSYLDPVAIAAVVPRQIKWIVRKDVYDVWWLRPLFASTGMIRENGSVGKAIDLLGKGGALGVFPEGSRSYDGRLGAGRRGAAIMALRSGAPVVPCAVKGAFKAYPRNSVLPKPCPVEIIIGKAIEPGRMDEPDDRTVDSLLAGIMKAIQSLMEQ; encoded by the coding sequence TTGTTGTACGGAATCCTGCGCCCGATCGGGTGGTTGATCTGCAGGATTTTTTTCTGCCTGAAAGTCAAGGGCGTAGAGAATATCCCCGCCGAAGGCAAAGTCATAATAGCCGCCAATCACTCCAGCTACCTGGATCCCGTCGCGATCGCAGCCGTTGTCCCCAGGCAGATAAAATGGATAGTCCGGAAAGACGTCTATGATGTTTGGTGGCTGAGGCCTTTGTTCGCTTCGACAGGCATGATAAGGGAGAACGGTTCGGTCGGGAAGGCCATAGACCTGCTCGGGAAAGGCGGGGCTTTAGGAGTATTCCCGGAGGGATCCAGGAGTTACGACGGAAGGCTCGGCGCGGGCAGGAGAGGCGCGGCCATTATGGCGTTAAGATCGGGCGCGCCGGTCGTACCGTGCGCGGTCAAGGGCGCTTTCAAGGCCTATCCGCGCAATTCCGTATTGCCGAAGCCCTGTCCCGTAGAAATAATAATAGGAAAAGCTATCGAACCGGGAAGGATGGATGAGCCGGACGATCGGACGGTCGATTCTTTACTGGCAGGGATAATGAAGGCGATCCAGTCGCTGATGGAGCAATAG
- a CDS encoding PilZ domain-containing protein, whose translation MGWGGIDTRRGARVVFECVVIVKKKETSLVFRTQTENISTGGICVILEKGLLRNTPVDVEIFLADDPVPLACGGKVAWVMRRNEYAKKKPAQFDTGIEFTDITDEDKGRIKRIIEELLEY comes from the coding sequence ATGGGCTGGGGCGGAATCGATACAAGAAGGGGCGCGCGCGTCGTCTTCGAATGCGTCGTCATCGTCAAGAAAAAAGAGACCAGCCTTGTCTTCAGGACCCAGACCGAGAACATCTCTACCGGCGGGATCTGTGTCATACTCGAGAAAGGGTTATTGAGGAATACCCCGGTTGACGTAGAAATTTTCCTTGCCGATGACCCGGTCCCGTTAGCATGCGGCGGCAAAGTCGCATGGGTCATGCGGCGCAACGAATACGCAAAGAAGAAACCCGCGCAGTTTGATACGGGAATAGAATTTACCGATATCACGGACGAGGATAAAGGCCGTATAAAGCGGATCATCGAGGAGTTGCTGGAATATTAA
- a CDS encoding flavin reductase family protein, with amino-acid sequence MAKKEIKGDVALFPLPVVLVTCVGKNGKPNIITLAWAGVVCSEPPMVSISIRPHRHSHPLIKETGEFTVNIPTSDIMKETDICGMVSGRDTDKFALTKLTPEPATHVKSPLIKECPVNLECKVKNAMLLGTHEMFLAEVVAVHIDESVMTETGRIDYARAKPFSYNWGEYWSVKEKIGHYGCSKK; translated from the coding sequence ATGGCTAAAAAAGAGATCAAAGGTGATGTCGCGCTCTTCCCGCTGCCGGTCGTCCTTGTTACCTGCGTCGGAAAGAACGGCAAGCCGAATATCATAACTTTGGCGTGGGCCGGCGTCGTCTGCTCGGAACCGCCGATGGTCTCCATCTCCATAAGGCCGCACCGCCACTCCCACCCGCTGATAAAAGAAACGGGGGAATTTACGGTGAATATCCCAACTTCCGATATAATGAAAGAGACCGATATCTGCGGGATGGTCTCCGGGCGGGACACGGATAAGTTCGCCCTGACGAAGCTTACCCCGGAACCGGCCACGCACGTCAAGTCCCCTCTCATAAAAGAATGCCCTGTAAACCTCGAATGCAAAGTGAAGAACGCGATGCTGCTCGGGACGCACGAGATGTTCCTGGCCGAGGTCGTCGCCGTCCACATAGACGAGTCGGTGATGACGGAGACGGGCAGGATCGATTACGCCAGGGCGAAACCTTTCTCGTATAATTGGGGCGAATACTGGAGCGTTAAAGAGAAGATAGGACACTACGGATGCTCGAAAAAATAA
- a CDS encoding PilZ domain-containing protein, whose protein sequence is MSRPKSERRKHPRVDEKVPLKIKDEGFDTISVTKNISCSGVFCQVDGYFPLLSKVKIVLLLPSEEKSKAHPIHIEGVVVRSEPVKSPSNPNCRNIGVFFSRIKKQDMVKITGYINSILAKRMVIIN, encoded by the coding sequence ATGTCAAGGCCAAAGTCCGAAAGAAGAAAACATCCGCGTGTCGATGAGAAAGTGCCTCTAAAGATAAAAGATGAAGGCTTCGACACGATAAGCGTAACAAAAAATATCAGCTGTTCAGGCGTTTTTTGCCAGGTTGACGGTTATTTCCCGCTTTTATCAAAAGTCAAGATCGTGCTCCTGCTCCCTTCCGAAGAAAAATCAAAGGCGCATCCCATACATATAGAGGGCGTTGTCGTCCGTTCGGAACCGGTAAAATCCCCGTCGAATCCCAATTGCAGGAACATAGGCGTCTTCTTCAGCAGGATCAAGAAACAGGATATGGTTAAGATAACCGGCTATATCAATTCCATCCTGGCCAAGAGGATGGTAATAATAAATTAA
- a CDS encoding PilZ domain-containing protein, whose product MSEKRKFMRFDVAVEVEYMVPGNGAPIEGISVTRNLSREGMQITVNSKLVPGTELEIKLRIPEDMAPVYAKGDLVWVEKSEIKTESSAGVKFSQMSPFDRNRILDHVYKEWVEEQIGQNAAQPRNK is encoded by the coding sequence ATGAGTGAGAAACGGAAATTTATGCGTTTTGATGTGGCCGTTGAAGTGGAGTATATGGTTCCCGGAAATGGCGCCCCGATAGAAGGCATCTCCGTTACGCGCAACCTGAGCCGCGAAGGGATGCAGATCACCGTAAACAGCAAACTCGTTCCGGGCACCGAGTTAGAGATCAAGTTGAGGATCCCCGAGGATATGGCTCCTGTGTACGCGAAAGGAGACCTTGTCTGGGTGGAGAAATCAGAGATCAAGACCGAATCCTCCGCCGGGGTGAAGTTCTCCCAGATGTCGCCTTTTGACAGGAACCGCATACTGGACCACGTTTATAAAGAGTGGGTGGAAGAACAGATCGGCCAGAACGCAGCACAACCGCGGAACAAGTAA